The Pontibacter korlensis sequence ATTGAAGGCAATATTGGCCTCTCTCGGGGCAGGTGAGCAGATCAACTTCATATAAACAGAGCCTTCATACCGGCACAAGCCCTTTCACCTCCTTTCGTATCCTGTTAAAGTTTTCCAGCAGTAACTGCTCTTTTTGCTGTGCGGAGCCGAAGTCATAAAATATTGGCAGCGCAGGATACAGCTTTTCTTCTTTGTGCAGGCGGGAAAGGTCAAGGTTTATTTTACAGTGGTAAGTGCTGGAAACATACTTCCCGTTATACGTTTCGCGCTCCGTGGCCACTTGCCCCACCATCTCACCTGTCTGCAGGTGCGCAATCTTTGCCGCCGGGATAAGCGGCCCCATCTCCTCGCTCATGCTCACAGAGGCACGGTTCCTCTCCAGGCTCAGCCCCTGCTTGAGCTGCCTGACCCGGCCAAAGAGCTTTTCCAGCCAGTCCAGCGTTTCCCTGTTTCGGGCAGAGCCCGACAATACGTTGGCTGCGACCGAGCAGATCGTTTCAGCAGTCTCTCTGCCATACTGCTGCCTGAGCTGGGGTAGCTCCTGCAGGCCCAGCAGCACAGCGATCCGGTTGCTTCGGGCTGTTGCGATCAGGCTCTCTACCCGGTGCAGGTAAAGCGTGGGAGCTTCATCCACAACCAGGGCGCAGGGTAAGTTGCCCCTGGTGTTAATCAGCCTGCTCATACGGTTAAGCACCAGGGCATTGCAAGCACTGTTGATGCTTTGGGTGGCCGGGTCGTTGGCGATCACCAGCACGGCAGGATGTGCCGGATCAGAGATCCCCAGCTCAAAGTCATCTCCTGATAAGACCCAGAAGGTTTCCTTGGTGGCCAGGCGGCCGATGTTTACTTTCAAGGTGCCGATTTGCCCCTCCAGTTGCTCAAAGGCCCGGTTTTTATAGGCCGTGGCAAAGGGAGAGAGCAGGCTCTCGAGCTCGGGCTCAGAAAAGAGCGTGTGGAAGATCTCTTCGTAGCTCAAATTCAGCAGGGCCAGCACGTGCGGGAACGAGGAGTAGCGTCCCTGCTGGTGGCGGCTTAGAAAATAAATGCAGCTGGCAAGAAAGTTCACAGCTGACTGGTTGAAAAACTGGGCAGCGCCTCCTCCCCTGTCTCCCTTGCGCAGGGCCTCGAGCAGGGCCTCGGCTGTCTCGGTGGCATCGGCCAGCGTGGGCAGGTACTCCGGCTTCAGGGGATTGCACCGACTGCTGTAGGCAACAGCGTGAAAGTTGAGTACATGAAAGCGGTGATTTTTCAACATACCCTTCTTCCTGCCCAACAGGTAGTGGTAATAGGTCACGCGGGCCAGGTCCGGGAACTTAAAGTCGTAGACCATCATCGAAAAGCCTTTGGCCAGCAGCTGCCGGATAAAGGGGAGCACCACCGAGAAAGACTTGCCCGACCCGGGCGTGCCAATAAGCAGCGTGCCCCGGAAAGGGTTTACCAGGTTAAGCCAGCCACGCTGCAATCTTTTTTTATAATAGAACAGCATCGGGATATTCACTGAGTAGGGCGTACGAACACATTTTACCGGCTGGGCAAAGGACTCATTCTCCACGTTGAACCTGTCCTGCAGGAGCCGATGCTGCAGGTGCTTGGACACGTTATCCAGGGCTATGTGCACGAGCACGGCTCCTGTAAGGGAGAGCAGGAAGTAAGCTGCATCAGACAAGGACACACCGGGTAAGAGCATGCGGCTGCCTGGAGTAAAGTAAAGCAGGCCTGCCCCAAAGAAAAATGCGCAGCCCATGAGCAAAGGAAGGAAAATGTGCCGGAGCAGGTCCAGGGCCAGCTCCTTTTTGGCCTTTGTGCCCATGCTCACGATCAGGATCAGGGCAAAGGTAAAGGTTTTTGAAAGGTAAATGTCTTCGTAAATCACAACGCGCTTCAATCTGTGCAGCACGGGCTCCAGCAGGTAAAGGGCAGGAGCATCCCAAAACAGGAAAACGGCTCCCTCCACGACAATTGAAAAGTAAATAAGTCCCTGCAAAAAAGCGTAAAGCTTTTTGAGTTCACTTGATTCTTCCATCTTACTACTGCGAAATGAGGTGATAAAAGAGGGTGGGACACACCTGCCTTTCCAGGCGCTTCTATGTGCCCTACCAGCACAAAGGCCCAGCACGCCCTTTCCCTGGCGGCGCTTATCGCAGCGCAGGCATACTCAAAGGGTGTCTGCCTGCAGCAAGTCGGCATAGGCAATGCGCAGGGAAACCCTGCGCCCGGAAACCTGTTCCTCGGCCACCTCGATATGGAGCACCTTTTCCTCCGGGAAGGTGAACTTCCTGAACACAAACACGTTCCGGTACTGGCGCTTGAAGTACCCCGTGTCATAAAGCTGGAAACTGGGCTGTAGCTCCACCTGCTGAAAGTTAGTGGCCTTCACTACCTTTTTATCCTCTAGCTTAAACCGCACTTGATCGATCGTATAGGGAATGCTGGTGTCATTCTTAAGGGATAGATCAATAAAGAAATAGTCTCCGACAGTATAGATGTTGTTTAGCCTTGCCCGTATCCCCTGTTCTTTCGTAGTCACGCTATGGAACCGGGGTTTTCGCCCGAGAGCCAGCAGCGCAAACCGCGCCATGTCCTCCCGGCTCATGGCCACAGCCGGGTTCAGGTAATTATCCACCTGGGTAGGGTCAATGCGCACCCGGGTATCTGCCTGGTCCGCTCGGCTGTAGGCCAGCCTATACTGCACCAGGAAGCGCTCCCCCACAATGGTGATAATCCCCTGTTTTGCGCCACCGTGCTTGGGTTTAACCCGAAGGATATTGGCAACAGGTATGTCCCCGGCCACCTCATCTGTGGAGATATCCACGTACTGTATCGGCTCAGGGCTCACAATATGCGTGGATACGTTTTCATGCACGTGCACTACCTGAAGCGAATCCTGTGCCGAGGCGGAAGACAGCAGGGCAAACAGCACATATAGAAGCAGTAGCTTTTTCATATTAGTCGGCTTTGTTATCAATTAAATAAACTAGGGTATTATACTTTAACTTAGCTTTGTTCTTCCGGATGGCTTTGCCTGCTGCGCGGGTAGTGGTCTGGGAAATTCTCTCCAGCATCGAGTAAAGCATTTGGCTGGCGTTATCGGGTGAATCTTCAAAAGTCAGTGTCTGACCACTGCTCACATTACCGGCAAGCTCCTTGGTAAAGTCCCGAAACTGTGAGTCCGGGACATAAAGCCCCGCCAGGCCGTCGTTGTCGTAGATATGCAGGTCCACTGGGATGATTTGGCCTTCGTAAAGCATAGAGCGGATGGCTATCTGGATCCGTTGGGCACTGAAACCGGAAACTGTGCCGTAGAGGTAACTGCCTTTTTTTATTTCGTAGTCGCTCACATAGATGTCATCCAGCAAGCGAATCCTGATTCTGCCGCCTTGCATCACTTTTAACCCTTCGTCCAGAATAGCCCGGATAAGCTGCTCCTCACCGTCGGCTGTAATGGTGTTGAAAAAGGCTTTGCTGGTGTTTTTGTATTTGGTCACGGGTAAGGGCGTGGGCTCTTGCTTCTCGAAAGCCGGTGCATGGGCTTTCATCGGCTGTGGCCCCCTGCGTGAAGGCACAGGCTCCTCTCCTACCCGGCTCAGGCTGTCCATAAACAGCATCTGCTCCCTAAACAGCCGCATTTCGGTTTCATATGCCGATTCAACTTTTCGTATAGGGCGGGTTGACCCTCCAGGCACAAAGGCAGTAGCCGATGCATGGCGCCCTGAGCTGAGGCGCTGCCGCTGGCTTACCCGCTCCATAAACCCCTGCGGCTGCTGATCCGATAGGATGCGGTTATGAAGACTGTCGAGCATCTGCCGCTCTTGCTCTGTGTACACGCTGCCATAACTAGTGTCGCTGATCTCCTGTCCGATTTCCTGCATGGCCGAGTAGTCGGTCCTATACTTAAACTCGTCCTGAAAAGCCGAGAACTTATCCTTCACCTCCCGCTTTCTCAGGTTGGCATCAGGCAGCGAAGTATTAAGGGCTGCTATCTCGGTGAGCTCCACCTGCGCTTGTGCAGCAGTGGCCGCCGGCCTCATGTCCAGCCACAGGTAATTTAGCAAGACAAGGAAAGGGAGTATGATGAGCGGGATGGCATACCTGGGATGCCGAAAGTTAATTCTCTTCATGGATGATTCGGTTTAAACGCTGATCAATATCTTTGAGAAAAACACTGTCCCCGGCACGCAGGCTGTCAGGATGTAGCTGCCTGGCCGCGCTATAGAGCTTTATCAGCTCCAGCATATTTGCGGCTCCTGCCCTGCCTGTATGCATCTTGCTGCCAGAAGTATCAAGTTGCCTGTACAGCTTGCCAGCCGACACGGCATAAGTCCCCTGGTGCAGGTGGCGGACAAGGAGCAAGCCCATGACAGCCACAGACAGGAAAACCAGCATGGCCAGCACCACTGCTTTAAGATGCAAGGCACAGTAGTCCCTGGCACCTGCCTTGAGGCATAAAAGCCTTTGCTTTATGCCTCCGCTAAAAGGATTTCTTTTCGACATACTCCAAGTCCTTGTTTAGGACCGTTTTCCAGTTCTTTATCAAAAGTCCATGGGGGTTGTTTTCGGTGCGCGGCACTTCCTCCAAGTCCCCTTCTGTGACAAGAAGTCTTTTCATCACAGAGGTCTCCCGCTCGATGCGCTGTGTGGCGTAGTAGGTAAAGTGCCTGTTCTCATCCACTTTAACGCTGTCGGTTTTGATCGTCAAAACCGCAGAGCTTGCTAGAATCTGGTTATAATAGCCCTTCTCCTTCAAGTTGTTGTATTGCGCCAGCCCGGACTCATCCACTAGGTACATGGCCTTGGAGATGTTATGCTTGATGTAGGCGTCATCTGGCGGTAGCGTGAAGAAGAGCAGGTGAAACATGTTCACGTGCGAGGTGTACTCTACCGTCCGGTTTACCCCCAGCTCGGTCTGCTCCACTAAAAGCGGCACCGAGTGGTCGATCACATAGATCTTTTTCCGCTGCTCTTCGGCATAACGAAAGGCAAAGGCGCAAACCGTACCTACTATCAGGACCGAGGAGATAAAGCTGCCGATACTCACGGCAAAGGCCAGCTTCATTTTCTTTTCAAGGTTGTGTATCATAGCAAGCGCTTTTTAGTTTATTTTAAAATTCCTCCGGCCGCCTTCGCAGCTCCTCCTGCCATTGCAGAGATGGCATTACCCACACCCGTGGTGTGCACGATCCAGGTGGAAATAATGGGAATAGTGAGCATGGCCAATCCTCCCACAAGCAAGGAGACGATGTAGAAGCTGATGCCGCCCGAGGGAAAGGAAACGTAGGCAATAAACAACTCTTCGCTCTCCAGTACCGCTTTGAGTATATCAATTTCCTTCATCAAGCCATACTTGACCAGCACAAAGGCAATGGACATAATGATATAGCCCAGCCCCGAGTACAGCCCTACAGAAATATAGCGGGCAATCCAGGTCAGGTAGGAGTCCCGAAAGCCCGGCAGCACGCTAAGGGCAAAGGAGAAGGGGCCCAGGATCACCAGGATGCCTGCAAAGATGATCTGCAGGAAATAGATCATGTAAGCGCATACCTGAAAGATGCTGATCACTACCCACTCTGCCACCATCATCGCCGTAAAGTGCAGCTTGGCCATGAGCATCAGGTAATAGCCTTTCATTTTGTTAAACAGGGGTTGCAGGTCAATCCCCATCGTTTCGTACCAGCTCGCGTCACTTGCCTCACGCTCCACCCGCTCAAACTCAGCGCTGCTCTCAGAGAGCTTTCGGGCCACAGAGTCCACCAGCGCGAGGCGTTCCCGGTGTAAATCCTCCACCTGGTCTACCTGCGCGCCGTACATGCCTTTTGCCTGATCGTTCACCAGCTGCAGCGGCAGGTTCACCGCGTCAATAAACCCTGGCCAGAAAACAATCACCAGTGTCAGGGCGAAAGGACGCAAGAGGGGCATGATGCGAAGCGGCGCGTCCCCGGCCATCATTTTGTAAGCTTCCAGGCCAAAGTAGAGCAGCATGCTGATGGCACAAAGCGCCTGCGCATCATACAGAAACACGCCAACCAGGTCCTGTATATGGAAAAAGAGCCCGTCGAACAGGTCAAATATGGCTTTATCGATCAATTCACGCATCACGTCAGTCGGTTAAGTCCTGGCTCGTTTTAAAAAGAGAGATGAGCCGCCTGTAGTCATTTTGCAAGGCCGTAAGCTCTGAGATATACACCCGCAGCTGCTCCCCTTTTTTAGCATCGTCCAGGTAAGCGTCCAGAACGATTCCGATGTCTGCGTTAATTCTATCCCGCTCGGCATGGATGGCCAAAATATAAGCTGCCTGCACCCCGGCCTGCACCGCCTCAGCATTCATCGCCCATAGGGCAGTGTTGAGTTCATCAATCTTCTTTTTATACAACAGGTGGTATCCTTTATTCAGGGACCTGTCGGCAAACTTGAACATCTCCTGCTCATATACCTGGCTTACTGCTTCCTCCTGCGCCTGGGCCTTCACCCTGTTCTGGCTTACTAGGGCCATGGTAGGGGCAAGCTGCAGCATGTTCCGCCTGTCAGGTCCTTTCCTGTACTTATTATGAAACAGAATAAAGTACCACTTGGGGTTGAACTTTCCCCAGCGGGTGATCACCTCCCGCTCCAGCTGGTAGCGGGTGTTTTTACTGCTGACTGGCTGCACGCCCTGCCCCAGGGCATCTGTAAAGAGCACAGGAAGCAGGGCCAGGCATAAAGTGGGTACAAATATTGAATTCATAGCAATAGAGATAATTTACTTTTTGATTGCCTTGTACTCATCCATCAGGGAGCGGATGATCGCCTGGCTGTTATCTGGGTAAGTAAGTCCCATCGGGTTCATGGTCTTCAAAAGCCCCGCGTACTTGGCCACGCGCATCTTGCGCGTAATGGAATAGGCCAGGCCCCGCATCACGCGCAGCTCCTGGACCACATGGCGGATAAGGGCAAGCCTGTCGGCATTGTTCATCAGGTTCACATCCGTGCCCATGACAGCCACCTGGTAGATATAGGTAAACAGATCGGATGTACGCTTGAGCAGCTCGAGCTCTGTCTTGGCAGCGATCAAAAGCAGCTCGGTATCTCCGCGCGCCAGCGTCATCATTTGGTTTTGGTAGTGGCCTATGTCTGCGGCAATCTGGGAGGCATAGATAATGTTTTTACTCTGCCCGATAATGGATTGCACGGATTTAAGGGAGTTGTACATTTTTTCCTCCAGCTCCTTAATCTGCGTCATCTTCAGGCTGATCGTGGTCTGCAGGGCCGCAATCTTTCCTTCATTTTCCTTAATCTCGTTTAAGGCCGCCTGCTGGGCTGTGTGGTTGACAACAAGTGTGGAGACGACTGCTGGGTCAAAAACAAGCTGCTGGGCTAGTACATGCCCTGTTACCAGGCCCAGAAAGCTAAGCGTGCAGAGGTACTTTTTCATAGCTGCGTTGCAAAATCAGGTAAGCAAATTCATGTAGCTTGAGGCCCGAGGCCCTGAAGTCTGTGACAAATCTTTCCAGGGCCTGCCTAAAATCCCCATACTTGCTCAGGTATACTTGCATAGCCTCTTTTTCCTGGCGCTCGGTGGTAAAGGTCAGGTACTCTTCCAGCGATACCTCCACCCCGTATACCTCGCCGGTGGCCCCGCGCTTGATGTATACTTCCTTGAAGCGGCCCCGCCCTTCTTTATTGTCGAGGCTGTTGATAGTGAATATCTTCTTGCGCTCCACCTCATTGATAGAGAGCAGCGCGGCGATCTCATCGAAGTTGTCGCGAAACTTGGTCTGGTCCAGAAGGCAGATGGTATCGGAGTTGTTGATGATCGAGTTCTTGACCACCGCGTTGCCGATGATATCATCCAGCTCCTGGGTCACCACCACGGCTTCGCCCCAGAACTTGCGGACCGTTTTATAGACGTAGAGGATATAGCCGGCCATCAGCGGGGAGGCAATGGCCTTCCAGGCCTCCTCGATGATGAGCGCCTTACGGTTCTTTTTGTGGCGCATCTTCTGCAGGAACACATCCATGATGATCAGGGTGGTGATCGGGAAAAGGATCTTATGCTCCTTGATAGCGTCTATTTCAAAGACAATAAAGGGCTCATCAAACAGGGACTCATCCAGCTGGTTGTTCAGGATCTGTCCGTAGGCTTGCCCCTTGCAGAACTTTTTTAAAATAAAGCGGTAGCTCTTCACATCAAAATCAATCGCTTCGCTGGCCGTAATCTCCTGGATGCGGGCAAGGGAGAAATCATAGAAAGACTGAAAGCACAGGTAGTCGCTTTCCAACCCGCTGTCCTGGTAGTGTTGGTAATAGGAAGCGATCACAGCAGAAAGCACGCTGTCCTCGACCTGGCTGAGCACCCCGTCCACACCTTTCCAGAGCAGTGCCACCAGGGACTTTAGAAACTCCCGCTTCTCCTCGTTGAGTTCTGCCGCCGAGATACGAAAGGGGTTCATCGTGATGGGCGCCTCTTCCGAATAGGTGATGTAGCGGCCGTGGTAGTAGGCGCACAGGCCCCTATACGAGTGGCCTGTATCCACCAGGATCACGTCCGTGTGCTGCAGGGCGTACTGGCGCATCAGGTGGTTCATAAAAAAGGACTTGCCTGTACCCGAGGGCCCGAGCACGAACTTGTTACGGTTGTTGATGCGCCCCGTGTAAACGGGCACATCACTCGTATCAATGGCAAGGGGCAGGCCCTGCCGGTCGGTAAAATAGATCTGAAAGTCCGAGGCCTCGCTCCGGGGCAGTCTCTCCTTGTAGAAAAGGCACAGGGCAGCGTCGGCGGTCGTCAAAAACTTATCGTACACCTTGAGCTCCGAGGCATTACCGGGCAGGGCGCAGCGAAAGAGCTCAAGCTGGTTATAGGCATTGCGGCTCGGGATGATGCCGAGCGAGAACAGGGCGCCTTCCACAAAATTAACGCTGCGGTCTAGCTCGTTTTCCCTGGCAGAAAGCAGGATGTTGTAATGCCCGTAGACAAGCAGCTGATTGTCCCGGGCAATGGCGGCCAGAACCCGGTCGATATCCTGCACGCTCACATCGTTGGCCGGATCGGGCATGGAGGCGTGCTTTCTGCGCTTATGCTGCAGCCTGGCCACCTCACGCTGCTGATCCGGGATCTGGATCACCTGGTTGTAGACCAGCGCCTGGCAGCCGGGGACCAGGGGTAGAAAGTGCAGCGGGTCGGCCGGTAGGCGATCCCCCAGGTCAAGGACTGTAGAGGGCCTGAGGCTGGAGGGCAGGTTGACCTGGTCTACGTCCAAGAGCGAAAGGCTCCTGATAACCCGCTCGCCCAGCTGCAGGCATGCATCACCGGCTTTGAAGTTTGTGAGCGCGTAGGCCTTGTCTGAAAAGTTAAAGGCCAGCATGCGGGAAAGCAAGGCCCTTATCTCCGGCTCTCTTAAAACCCGGGGCTGGCAAGCCCGGCTCTCCAGGATGTCAAGCACTTTGGCAATGCTGCGCTCAAAGGCCGTGAAGTCCCCGGCATCGTAGGTAAAAAAGCTTGAGCGCTCCACGTTCCGTGTTATGGTCAGGTACGTACTCCCCTCCCGGTAGGCTCTGCCGGCAAATGTTTCCTGGAACCGCTGGCTTAAAAAGTCGTCTTCCCGCCTGGGCTCATAGTGCTTTTGGGCCAGGATGTCTGTTTTCTGCAGGGTATAGCCCGCGCCCAGCACCTTTACCAGGTTAACAAAGGTTTGGTGAAAGCGCGCATACGCCTGCTCATCGGCACAGTACTGCAACACTGGGTTGTCTAGCTGGATGATCACCGAGTAGTCGCCCTGCTCATGATAGAGCAAATCATACGTATGGCAACCAATGCCGCTATAAGGCAAATGAAAGGTTTGTTTTTTCATGGTCTAAGCCTGTTTTATGCGTGAATGAGTTAGCCCCGCCACTGCGCGGGCACGAGGTAGGCCCCTTTGGCCCTTGTTTTATGGTGCAGGCCTTTTCTTTGCTGCCAGGCTGTACACCCCAGCCCGCCGAACGTGATCACCACCAGGGCCAGCAGCCCGGAAAGAAAGTTGATCGCAACCGAGAGGATCACGGCCAGCAGAAAGCCGCTCACCACGCACGCCAGGCCCCAGTAGATGTACCTGCCTTTCAGGGATTTGAAGACAAGAGGCTTTTGCAGCCCCCTGTACACTTCAAACCCCAAATCCGCATTCCTGGCCATCACCTACACGCCAAAAAAGGCTTTGATCACTACCCCCACTACCATCAGGAAGACACAGGAGCCCATCCAGCCCATCACGGCCTTCTGCGTGTCCTGATCGCCAGAGTTCCACTTGATGTAGACGCGTACGCCCCCAATCAGGCCCACGATGGCCCCCACGATCAGGATCAGGTTGCCCACCGGGTCAATGTAGGTCTGCAGCTCCGAGGCACCCGCGTCGATGCCCGCGGCCCCTTGCCCGAAAGCCGAAGCCGCCGAGAGCAGAGCCAGGAAAAAAATGGTCGTAAACTTTTTCATGTGCGCTGATTTATTTGGTTTAACAATAGGTTTGCTCGCCTGGTGGGCTCTCTGCCTGGTTGCCTGAAGCAAAGGGCATGGATAAAACTTTAGTGCGCTTGGCTGTCTTCCGACTGGGAAAGCACTGTGGCCTGGTGCAGCGTGTAGGTCGTGGTGCTGGCCCTGTCCGAGGCGGCTTTGCGCCTGGCGTAAAGCTGCCACAAGATCAGGCCCGTGTAGTAAGCGCCGTAGAGGGCAGAGATCGTGAAAGTAAAAGTGCTCCAGTTCATCTTTGTCTTGGCTTAGGTGTTTGCTGCACCCGGCCTCTGCTGGTTGTGCTGGCCGGATGCAGCGATCATGCTCTGCAGGGAACTACGCCTAATTTTTTTTTCGGCCGCGGGGCTTTGATGAACTCAAACAGGCCTTAGATGAAACAAGAGACGTCTTTACATCAATCAACTGCTAGCCAGGGCCACGACCGGCGCGTGCGATAAAAGGGCTAAACCTTTTGCTGGCAATCTGCCGTTAAGGCCAAAAAACAGGGCCTCACCGGCTCCTGCCGCACGCAGGCAGTACAGCTTCCCGCCAGCCTTGGCCCAGTCTTGGATCAGACCGGCAATACTGCTATTCACCATAAACCCGTTTCACGCATGGAAAAAGAAGTACTCCAACACAAAGGCAGGCCCAGGAAGAAGCCTGTCCGCCTGCGCAACAGGCATGCCTGTACGTATCTTACCCCAACCGAGAAACTGCTGCTTGAGGCAAAGGCCAGGGAAGCCGGCATGTCTGAGTCTGAGTGGCTGCGTGCGGCCATCAGGCAACGCGAGGTGGCCGCCAGGCTTAAGCCCCGGGAGGCTACCTTCGTGCGGCACCTAACCACCCTCTCTAACCACGTAGACCAAATCCTGTCTTACCTGCAGGAGCAGAGGGTCACTGCGCTGGAGCAGGCAGGACAGCGGGCAAAAGAAGAAATGGATCAGCTGCTTTTATACCTGGACTGCGATGCTCGGTAAGGTGCACGTGAGTAAGAATATCGCGCAGGTAGTGGCCTATGTGGCCGACAAACCGCAGGCGCGCGTATTGGCAGCAGACGGGGTCAGGACCGACTGTGTGCAGCACATGATCCGGGATTTTGCCCTGATTGGCAAGCTCAACCCAGACCTGAAAATCAAGGCAGGTCACATATCCCTTAGTTGGAACCGGCAGGACCGGGAAAAGCTGTCCCCGGAGGTGATGGTGGCCCGTGCAAGGGAATATATGGAAAAGATGGGCATCCGTGACACCCAATACCTGGTCGTCGCGCACCGGGACACGCCCCACCCGCACCTGCATATTGTCTACAACAGGGTCAGCTATAAGGGCCAGCGCATTGAGGATCACTTTCAGCTATCACGCAGCAGGCAGGTACTGCGCGACATGAGGGACCGCTACGGCTATCACATGCCCACCGGCAAGCAGGCGGTGAACCGCAAGCGTCTGAACAGCTTTGAAACAGAACGTTTTGCCTTGTATGATGCCATAGAGCCTGCGCTAAGAGAGGCGAAGAGCTGGGAGGAGCTCCGGAAAAGACTGCAGCGCCGGGGCATTACCCTGCGCTTTAAGCAGGAGGGCGACACAGGAAAGGTACTGGGCGTGAGTTTTAAGCAAGGCACCTACAGCTTCAAGGGATCCAGGATCGACCCGGCCCTGAGCTATGGCAAGATCTCCCAGCGCCTGGAGCACAACCTGCAGGCCAGGCTGCAAAGGATAGAAAAGGGCGTGGCCGGCCGGCAACGTTTCTACCGGTATGGGCCCTCTATTTTCAGCAAGACCGCCCCGGTAAAAAACCTGCCCCTTGAAAAGTTGTTTCTTGACAGGCAGGCCCTGCAGAATACATACCCCAGACCCTTTGCTGCACTTGGC is a genomic window containing:
- a CDS encoding relaxase/mobilization nuclease domain-containing protein, translating into MSKNIAQVVAYVADKPQARVLAADGVRTDCVQHMIRDFALIGKLNPDLKIKAGHISLSWNRQDREKLSPEVMVARAREYMEKMGIRDTQYLVVAHRDTPHPHLHIVYNRVSYKGQRIEDHFQLSRSRQVLRDMRDRYGYHMPTGKQAVNRKRLNSFETERFALYDAIEPALREAKSWEELRKRLQRRGITLRFKQEGDTGKVLGVSFKQGTYSFKGSRIDPALSYGKISQRLEHNLQARLQRIEKGVAGRQRFYRYGPSIFSKTAPVKNLPLEKLFLDRQALQNTYPRPFAALGPEVIGPKSKQENRQAYSKSIWKW